A part of Deinococcus sp. KNUC1210 genomic DNA contains:
- a CDS encoding dihydroorotase family protein, whose translation MAAVARLLELSRAVTAEGYPVKLHIAHLTVPQGFHLLEHYRALGVDVSAETCIHYLTLSEDDLNTQGAPLKCNPPLRPAEMQEALWAEVLAGRVALITTDHAPWPPELKDKPNIFDNRSGMPGLETMLPLLYSEGVVRRGLPLTEFARLTASGPADRFGLAHRKGRLQVGLDADLTILDPRASTTVRAAGSYSIARHSPYEGRTLSGRITHTLLRGAEVFDGQTVVAQPGFAQFLTPEFA comes from the coding sequence ATGGCAGCGGTGGCCAGGCTGCTGGAACTCAGCCGCGCCGTGACCGCCGAGGGATACCCGGTCAAGCTGCATATCGCGCATCTGACAGTGCCGCAGGGCTTTCATCTGCTGGAGCACTACCGGGCGCTGGGCGTGGACGTGAGCGCCGAAACCTGCATCCATTACCTGACGCTGAGCGAAGACGACCTGAACACGCAGGGTGCGCCGCTCAAATGCAATCCGCCGCTGCGCCCCGCCGAGATGCAGGAAGCGCTGTGGGCCGAGGTGCTCGCCGGACGGGTGGCCCTGATCACCACCGACCACGCGCCCTGGCCGCCGGAACTGAAGGACAAGCCGAATATTTTCGACAACCGCAGCGGCATGCCGGGGCTGGAAACCATGCTGCCGCTGCTGTACAGCGAGGGCGTGGTGCGGCGCGGCCTGCCCCTGACCGAATTTGCCCGCCTGACCGCCAGCGGGCCTGCCGACCGCTTCGGACTGGCGCACCGCAAGGGCAGGCTTCAGGTAGGCCTGGACGCCGATCTGACGATTCTCGACCCCCGGGCCAGCACCACCGTCCGGGCCGCCGGGTCGTATTCGATTGCCCGGCACAGCCCCTACGAGGGCCGCACTCTGAGCGGCAGAATCACGCACACGCTGCTGCGCGGCGCAGAGGTGTTCGACGGACAGACGGTGGTGGCGCAGCCCGGCTTCGCCCAGTTCCTGACACCGGAGTTCGCGTGA
- a CDS encoding urocanate hydratase — protein MTTNPTTPESGPSEPRRLSDRPGIDRPLLPGERLKAQRGPELRAKSWRTEGLLRMLENVLEVGEKPEELVVYAALGKAARDWDSYFKIRRALTGMSTDSTLMIQSGKPIGVFPTHAGAPRVLIANSNLVGRWATTEHFYDLYEKNKIAWGGLTAGCWQYIGFQGVLQGTFETFAAASKVHFDQDDLKGRFVFTAGLGGMGSAQPLAIWMLGGVALVPEVNGERALERQARGLVQHVTEDLDEAIRLCTEAREQGEARSVTWVGNAVEALETLLARGIVPDIVTDMTSAHDALHGYQPLGLTTAQAAQLRSDDPNRLIELARDTMVRHVKALLNMEDAGAVTFDYGNNLRSQARDHGFPGGFRLKVFTEAYLRPLFSRGIGPFRWVALSGNSADIAYLDALTQELFPDDAPVQRWVRAARLHVPEQGLPARTAWLGHTQRTRMALAANAAVARGEIGPVAFTRDHLDAGSMAHPNIMTENLRDGTDAVSDWPLLNALLNTASGADLVAIHSGGGGYAGYMTSAGVTCIADGSEETAGRLERVMNADTGWGVLRYADAGYEEAEETKEREGLGLGF, from the coding sequence ATGACCACCAATCCCACGACCCCTGAATCAGGGCCCAGCGAACCCAGGAGACTCAGCGACCGCCCCGGCATCGACCGGCCCCTGCTGCCCGGTGAACGGCTGAAGGCCCAGCGCGGCCCCGAACTGCGGGCGAAAAGCTGGCGCACAGAAGGGCTGCTGCGAATGCTCGAAAACGTATTGGAAGTGGGCGAAAAACCCGAAGAACTGGTGGTGTACGCCGCGCTGGGCAAGGCGGCCCGCGACTGGGACAGTTACTTCAAGATTCGCAGAGCGCTGACCGGCATGAGCACCGATTCGACGCTGATGATTCAGTCGGGCAAGCCTATCGGCGTGTTTCCGACGCATGCCGGAGCGCCCCGCGTCCTGATCGCCAACAGCAATCTGGTCGGGCGCTGGGCCACCACCGAACATTTCTACGACCTGTACGAGAAAAATAAAATTGCCTGGGGTGGCCTGACCGCCGGATGCTGGCAGTACATCGGCTTTCAGGGCGTGCTTCAGGGCACCTTCGAGACCTTCGCTGCCGCCAGCAAGGTGCATTTCGATCAGGACGACCTGAAAGGCCGCTTCGTGTTCACGGCGGGTCTGGGCGGAATGGGCAGCGCACAGCCGCTCGCCATCTGGATGCTCGGCGGCGTGGCGCTGGTGCCGGAAGTGAACGGTGAACGCGCTCTGGAACGGCAGGCACGCGGGCTGGTGCAGCATGTGACGGAGGATCTGGACGAGGCCATCCGGCTGTGCACAGAGGCCCGAGAGCAGGGCGAGGCCAGAAGCGTGACCTGGGTGGGCAACGCGGTGGAGGCGCTGGAAACACTGCTGGCACGGGGCATCGTTCCCGATATCGTGACTGACATGACCAGTGCCCACGACGCGCTGCACGGCTATCAACCGCTGGGCCTGACCACCGCGCAGGCCGCCCAGCTGCGCTCAGACGACCCCAATCGGCTGATCGAGTTGGCCAGAGACACGATGGTTCGCCACGTCAAGGCGCTGCTGAACATGGAGGATGCCGGGGCCGTCACCTTCGATTACGGCAACAACCTGCGCTCACAGGCCCGCGACCACGGTTTTCCCGGCGGCTTCCGGCTGAAGGTCTTCACCGAGGCCTATCTGCGCCCGCTGTTCTCGCGGGGCATCGGGCCGTTTCGCTGGGTGGCGCTCAGTGGCAATTCTGCCGACATCGCCTATCTGGACGCGCTCACGCAGGAACTCTTTCCGGACGACGCCCCGGTGCAGCGCTGGGTACGCGCCGCCCGTCTGCACGTGCCGGAACAGGGGCTGCCTGCCCGCACCGCCTGGCTGGGCCACACCCAGCGCACCCGCATGGCCCTCGCGGCCAACGCGGCAGTCGCACGCGGCGAGATCGGCCCGGTCGCCTTTACCCGCGACCACCTCGATGCGGGCAGCATGGCGCACCCCAACATCATGACCGAGAACCTGAGAGACGGCACCGACGCCGTGTCCGACTGGCCGCTGCTGAACGCCCTGCTCAACACCGCCAGCGGAGCCGATCTGGTCGCCATCCATTCGGGCGGGGGCGGCTACGCGGGCTATATGACCAGTGCGGGCGTGACCTGCATCGCAGACGGCAGCGAGGAAACCGCCGGACGCCTGGAACGGGTGATGAACGCCGATACC
- a CDS encoding Zn-dependent hydrolase: MIPQIGAARLLTRLEELAHLTDPARPYTRRAFTPLYEQGRAWLRAEMEQAGLTVTMDAGGNLIGRRAGSTPDAPTLLIGSHTDTVVGGGRFDGILGVLAALEVAHSLHDAGHELTHALEVVDFLSEEPSDYGASCVGSRALAGTLTPELLAQTNAHGETLEHAVRRAGGRPELLHGPLREAGSVAAYLELHIEQGPVLETAGVPIGVVSGIVGIERWELTFGGRPDHAGTTPMTLRQDALVGAAGCVSLLHRLALEADRHAPLVATVGQLRVSPGNSNVIPGEVTLIFEARALDAERLSGFVADFLEQADSLARGADVRLSAKLVSRAAPLVCGVQLQSAVRAACAELNLPCLTLPSGAGHDAMQVGLLAPAGMLFVPSVGGRSHTPEELTREADVLAGARVLLGAVLKLDEALSA, encoded by the coding sequence GTGATTCCACAGATCGGCGCGGCGCGGCTGTTGACCCGCCTGGAGGAACTCGCCCACCTGACCGACCCGGCGCGGCCGTATACCCGCCGTGCCTTTACGCCGCTGTACGAGCAGGGCCGCGCCTGGCTGCGGGCCGAGATGGAGCAGGCGGGACTGACCGTGACGATGGACGCGGGCGGCAATCTGATCGGGCGTCGTGCAGGCAGCACCCCGGACGCCCCCACGCTGCTGATCGGCTCGCACACCGATACCGTGGTGGGGGGTGGCAGGTTCGACGGCATTCTGGGCGTGCTGGCCGCGCTGGAAGTGGCGCACAGCCTGCACGACGCGGGCCATGAACTCACGCACGCGCTGGAAGTGGTGGATTTTCTGAGTGAGGAGCCCAGCGACTACGGCGCGTCGTGCGTGGGAAGCAGGGCGCTGGCAGGCACACTGACGCCGGAACTGCTGGCCCAGACCAATGCACACGGCGAAACGCTGGAACATGCAGTGCGCCGGGCCGGGGGCAGGCCCGAACTGCTGCACGGGCCGCTGCGCGAAGCAGGCAGCGTCGCGGCGTATCTGGAACTGCACATCGAGCAGGGGCCGGTGCTGGAAACGGCGGGCGTACCAATCGGCGTCGTCAGCGGCATCGTGGGCATCGAGCGCTGGGAACTGACCTTCGGCGGGCGGCCCGACCACGCCGGAACCACTCCCATGACGCTGCGCCAGGACGCACTGGTGGGAGCGGCAGGCTGCGTTTCCCTGCTGCACCGGCTGGCGCTGGAGGCCGACCGACACGCGCCGCTGGTCGCCACTGTCGGGCAGCTCCGAGTTTCACCAGGAAACAGCAACGTAATTCCCGGCGAGGTCACGCTGATCTTCGAGGCGCGGGCGCTGGACGCAGAGCGGCTGTCGGGGTTCGTGGCCGACTTTCTGGAACAGGCCGACTCGCTGGCACGCGGAGCCGACGTGCGCCTGAGCGCGAAGCTGGTCAGCCGCGCCGCGCCGCTGGTGTGCGGCGTGCAGCTTCAGAGCGCGGTGCGGGCGGCCTGCGCCGAACTGAATCTGCCCTGCCTGACGCTTCCGAGCGGTGCAGGCCATGACGCGATGCAGGTGGGACTGCTCGCGCCCGCCGGTATGCTCTTCGTTCCGAGCGTGGGGGGCCGCAGCCACACGCCCGAGGAACTCACCCGCGAGGCCGACGTGCTGGCGGGAGCGCGGGTGCTGCTGGGAGCGGTTCTGAAGCTGGACGAAGCCTTGAGCGCGTAG
- a CDS encoding IclR family transcriptional regulator has protein sequence MLNAASLSPRSDQTADKVLSALLHLAESSSPLSAREIAAGISRPLSTTYRYLSVLREWELIAENLDGSGFVLGPRCMSLGHTFIQQFELGRLSLPVLQDLVNQTGETALLLIPMSGQVICVESIESPKPLRYAFQKGVLIRSVLRGASAKAMLPYISDLSVYEALRLDSDLSEAEVFSERERIRTQGYAISENEVDSGVVEIAAAILGRSGNLMGAVSVVSPAFRASPEKRESCAARVKEAAAQIGVLAQHAKDQQS, from the coding sequence ATGCTAAATGCGGCTTCGCTCTCTCCCCGTTCTGATCAGACCGCCGACAAAGTCCTGAGCGCCCTCCTCCATCTCGCAGAATCATCCAGCCCCCTCAGCGCCCGCGAGATCGCTGCCGGAATTTCCAGACCTCTCAGCACCACCTACCGCTACCTGAGCGTGTTGCGAGAGTGGGAGCTGATCGCCGAGAACCTCGACGGCAGCGGCTTTGTGCTCGGGCCGCGCTGTATGTCGCTGGGCCATACCTTCATCCAGCAGTTCGAACTGGGGCGGCTGAGCCTGCCGGTGCTTCAGGACCTGGTCAATCAGACCGGTGAGACGGCGCTGCTGCTGATCCCGATGTCCGGTCAGGTCATCTGCGTCGAGAGCATCGAAAGCCCGAAACCGCTGCGTTACGCCTTCCAGAAGGGCGTACTGATCCGTTCGGTGCTGCGCGGAGCCAGTGCCAAGGCGATGCTGCCCTATATCAGCGATCTGAGCGTGTACGAAGCGCTGCGCCTGGACAGCGATCTGAGTGAAGCCGAAGTCTTTTCAGAACGCGAACGCATCCGCACGCAGGGCTACGCCATCAGCGAAAACGAAGTGGACAGCGGCGTGGTCGAGATCGCGGCGGCCATCCTGGGACGCAGCGGAAACCTGATGGGCGCCGTCAGCGTGGTCTCTCCGGCCTTCCGCGCCTCGCCCGAAAAACGTGAGAGCTGCGCCGCACGGGTCAAGGAAGCTGCCGCACAGATCGGAGTGCTGGCGCAGCATGCCAAGGATCAGCAGTCGTGA
- a CDS encoding ABC transporter substrate-binding protein encodes MLLVAPGTTSAQNAQMVMSLGQNEGQLSVIAWAGYLERGQSDKAYDWVTPFEKATGCKVSVKVAGSSDEMVSLMNQGGYDLVTASGDASLRLVAGGRVQPINTKLIPSYATVNPKLQSAPWHTVGGVHYGVPYQWGPNVLMYSTKAFKTPPTSWAAVFKPQTLADGKSNKGRIQAYYGPIYVADAALYLMKTQPALGIKNPYELNEAQYAAVLTVLRTQRTLIQRYWNDANVQVQDFTNEGVVASASWPFQVNTLKANKQPIASVIPAEGATGWADTTMMHVAAKHPNCAYRWMEYSLTPKVQGDVAAWFGSLPAVQKGCTASTLLGKDGCTTNGYAAFDRIYFWRTPIRKCATQGTCVPYNRWVSDYIAIQGGR; translated from the coding sequence ATGCTGCTGGTTGCGCCGGGCACGACGTCTGCCCAGAACGCTCAGATGGTGATGTCGCTGGGCCAGAACGAGGGACAACTGAGCGTGATCGCCTGGGCCGGGTATCTGGAGCGCGGTCAGAGCGACAAGGCCTACGACTGGGTGACGCCCTTCGAGAAGGCGACAGGCTGCAAAGTCAGCGTCAAGGTCGCCGGATCGAGTGACGAGATGGTGTCGCTGATGAATCAGGGCGGCTACGATCTGGTGACCGCTTCGGGCGACGCCTCGCTGCGGCTGGTGGCGGGCGGCCGGGTGCAGCCGATCAATACCAAGCTGATTCCCAGTTACGCCACCGTCAATCCCAAGTTGCAGAGTGCGCCCTGGCATACCGTCGGCGGCGTTCACTACGGCGTGCCCTATCAGTGGGGGCCAAACGTGCTGATGTACAGCACCAAGGCCTTCAAAACGCCGCCGACCAGCTGGGCCGCGGTGTTCAAACCGCAGACGCTCGCGGACGGCAAATCCAACAAAGGGCGCATCCAGGCGTACTACGGCCCGATCTATGTGGCCGACGCCGCGCTGTACCTGATGAAGACGCAGCCCGCCCTGGGCATCAAAAACCCCTACGAGCTGAACGAGGCGCAGTATGCGGCGGTGCTGACCGTGCTGAGGACGCAGCGCACCCTGATTCAGCGCTACTGGAACGATGCCAATGTACAGGTACAGGACTTTACCAACGAAGGCGTCGTGGCCTCTGCGAGCTGGCCGTTTCAGGTCAATACCCTCAAGGCCAACAAGCAGCCGATTGCCAGCGTGATTCCCGCAGAGGGCGCGACCGGCTGGGCCGACACCACCATGATGCATGTGGCGGCCAAGCACCCCAACTGCGCCTACCGCTGGATGGAATACAGTCTGACGCCGAAGGTGCAGGGCGACGTGGCGGCGTGGTTCGGCTCGCTTCCAGCCGTGCAGAAGGGCTGCACCGCCAGCACACTGCTCGGCAAGGACGGCTGCACGACCAACGGGTATGCTGCCTTCGACAGAATCTATTTCTGGCGCACGCCCATCAGAAAATGCGCTACCCAGGGGACGTGTGTGCCCTATAACCGCTGGGTCAGCGACTATATCGCCATCCAGGGCGGGCGCTGA
- a CDS encoding amidohydrolase family protein produces the protein MSGQLVFPGGIDAHVHVSSSELYPEGWTRLSQCALAGGVTTVIDMPYDAPQPTVSAELFRAKVERLRQETLTDAALYGTIRKRGGVSEIAGMAAAGASAFKFSTYETDPQRFPRIPNDELLPALRELGRLGLPAVFHAEDGEIVDALIEQLRPRGEESPRLHAQSRPPCPRWQRWPGCWNSAAP, from the coding sequence GTGAGCGGCCAACTGGTCTTTCCGGGCGGCATCGATGCCCACGTGCATGTGAGCAGCAGCGAACTGTACCCGGAAGGCTGGACGCGCCTGAGCCAGTGTGCGCTTGCAGGCGGCGTCACGACGGTCATCGATATGCCCTACGACGCGCCCCAGCCCACCGTGAGCGCTGAACTGTTCCGGGCGAAGGTCGAGCGCCTGCGGCAGGAAACACTGACCGACGCCGCCCTGTACGGCACCATTCGCAAACGCGGCGGCGTATCTGAGATCGCTGGAATGGCGGCAGCCGGGGCAAGCGCCTTCAAATTCAGCACCTACGAAACCGACCCGCAGCGCTTTCCCCGCATTCCCAACGACGAACTCCTGCCTGCGCTGCGCGAACTGGGACGGCTGGGACTGCCCGCCGTCTTTCATGCCGAGGACGGCGAAATCGTCGACGCGCTGATCGAGCAGCTACGACCACGCGGCGAGGAAAGCCCACGCCTGCACGCCCAGAGCCGCCCCCCGTGTCCGAGATGGCAGCGGTGGCCAGGCTGCTGGAACTCAGCCGCGCCGTGA
- a CDS encoding ABC transporter ATP-binding protein: MSAVSLEHLVCTFGTMRAADDVTLDIPEGEFYSLLGPSGSGKTTVLRLIGGFETPDSGRVRLFGQDVTQLPPYRRDVNTVFQDYALFPHLSVLDNVAYPLTVRGVSVSERRTRAGEMLELVQLTAFSSRRPSQLSGGQRQRVALARALAARPRLLLLDEPLGALDLKLREQMQSELKGIQRHLGLTFIYVTHDQGEALSMSDRLAVFSAGRIEQEGTPHDLYEYPRTAFVADFVGRANVLPGERLGRPGTRLALRPERVEVLPAGQGSWQASVREVQYLGAQTRLELDAGGVPLQALIASAAGLPAVGDTLGLRWDEAALRVLER; encoded by the coding sequence ATGAGCGCCGTCTCACTGGAACATCTGGTCTGCACCTTCGGAACGATGCGGGCCGCCGACGATGTGACCCTGGACATTCCCGAGGGCGAGTTCTACTCGCTGCTGGGGCCTTCTGGCAGTGGAAAAACCACGGTGCTGCGCCTGATCGGAGGCTTCGAGACGCCCGATTCGGGCCGGGTGCGGCTGTTCGGGCAGGACGTGACCCAGCTTCCTCCGTACAGGCGCGACGTGAACACCGTCTTTCAGGACTACGCGCTGTTTCCGCACCTGAGCGTGCTGGACAACGTGGCGTATCCCCTGACGGTGCGCGGCGTTTCGGTCTCCGAGCGCCGGACACGGGCAGGCGAGATGCTCGAACTGGTGCAGCTCACGGCGTTCAGCAGTCGTCGGCCTTCCCAGCTGTCGGGTGGGCAGCGGCAGCGGGTGGCCCTGGCGCGTGCGCTGGCGGCGCGTCCCCGGCTGCTGCTGCTCGACGAACCGCTGGGCGCACTCGACCTGAAACTGCGCGAGCAGATGCAGAGCGAACTGAAAGGAATTCAGCGGCACCTGGGCCTGACCTTCATCTATGTGACCCACGATCAGGGCGAGGCGCTGAGCATGAGCGACCGGCTGGCGGTATTTTCGGCGGGCCGTATTGAGCAGGAGGGCACGCCGCACGATCTGTACGAGTATCCGCGCACGGCCTTTGTCGCCGATTTCGTGGGCAGGGCCAACGTGCTGCCGGGCGAGCGGCTGGGGCGGCCCGGGACGCGGCTGGCACTGCGCCCCGAGCGGGTCGAGGTGCTGCCCGCCGGACAGGGAAGCTGGCAGGCCAGCGTGCGCGAGGTGCAGTATCTGGGCGCTCAGACGCGGCTGGAACTCGACGCGGGCGGCGTGCCTCTTCAGGCGCTGATCGCGTCGGCGGCAGGGCTGCCAGCGGTGGGCGACACGCTCGGTCTGCGCTGGGACGAGGCCGCTCTGCGCGTGCTGGAGCGCTGA